A window of Terriglobia bacterium contains these coding sequences:
- the aroF gene encoding 3-deoxy-7-phosphoheptulonate synthase: MLVVMAAHATEEQVRAVCEKIESAGLRTHAIPGAQRTAIGITGNQGMVEIGLEDMPGVQEVIRVSKPYKLVSRDVKGENTVVAFSGTDNTIGGTDLAVIAGPCAVESRQQAFAAAERVAKAGARFFRGGAYKPRTSPYAFQGLGEEGLRILAEIRERLGLLIVTEAVDYESLDLVERYADMIQIGARNMQNFSLLKRAGKARKPVLLKRGMSATLEEFLMAAEYVMSEGNYQVVLCERGVRTFADHTRNTLDLSIVPAVHRLSHLPILVDPSHGTGKRDKVIPLSRAAIAVGADGLIVEVHPDPDRALSDGPQSIYPEQFEELMAEMRQIAPIVKRTVPQPVVVAATSIR, encoded by the coding sequence ATGCTTGTCGTCATGGCCGCGCACGCCACCGAAGAGCAGGTGCGTGCGGTTTGCGAAAAGATCGAATCGGCTGGGCTGCGGACGCACGCCATCCCGGGCGCGCAGCGCACCGCCATCGGCATCACCGGCAACCAGGGCATGGTCGAGATCGGCCTGGAGGACATGCCCGGTGTTCAGGAAGTCATTCGCGTCAGCAAGCCCTACAAGCTGGTCAGCCGCGATGTGAAGGGCGAAAACACCGTCGTCGCCTTTTCCGGCACCGACAACACCATCGGCGGAACCGACCTTGCGGTCATCGCTGGCCCTTGCGCGGTGGAGTCGCGCCAGCAGGCGTTCGCCGCCGCCGAGCGGGTTGCCAAGGCGGGCGCACGCTTCTTCCGCGGCGGCGCCTACAAACCGCGCACCTCGCCCTACGCTTTTCAGGGACTCGGCGAAGAGGGTCTGCGCATCCTGGCGGAGATTCGCGAGCGCCTGGGTCTTCTGATCGTCACCGAGGCGGTGGACTACGAATCGCTCGACCTGGTGGAGCGCTATGCCGACATGATTCAGATCGGCGCCCGCAACATGCAGAATTTCTCGCTGCTCAAGCGTGCCGGTAAGGCGCGCAAGCCGGTGCTGTTGAAGCGCGGCATGTCGGCCACCTTGGAAGAATTTCTGATGGCGGCCGAGTACGTGATGAGCGAGGGCAATTACCAGGTCGTACTCTGCGAACGCGGCGTGCGCACCTTCGCCGACCACACGCGCAATACGCTCGACTTGAGCATCGTGCCCGCGGTGCATCGGCTCAGCCACCTTCCTATCCTGGTGGACCCGAGCCACGGCACCGGCAAGCGCGACAAGGTGATTCCGCTCTCCCGCGCCGCCATTGCGGTGGGCGCCGATGGCCTGATCGTCGAAGTTCACCCTGATCCGGACCGCGCCCTGTCCGACGGCCCGCAGTCCATCTACCCCGAGCAGTTCGAGGAGTTGATGGCGGAGATGCGGCAGATTGCGCCCATCGTCAAGCGCACTGTGCCACAGCCGGTGGTCGTGGCGGCGACCAGCATCAGGTGA
- a CDS encoding UDP-N-acetylmuramate dehydrogenase — translation MQVLEHVPLAPMTTLQVGGPGRYFAEAATPDDVRQAVDWAKSRALPLFVLGGGSNLLVADTGFPGLVLRIAIGGVQRRQQDGKQAFEAGAGVEWDALVAQTVAANCAGLECLSGIPGTVGGTPVQNVGAYGQEVSETITEVQVLDRRDRQMRSLCHEACGFAYRSSIFNTSERGRFIILRVTYALEAGGTPTIEYRDLQQHFAVHGAETRANLSDVRKVVQMIRLAKAMLIVEGDEDSRSAGSFFKNPVLNPGDYERLNAAAISLTGSAVPSYPAPARQYKIPAAWLVENAGFHKGYTRGHVGISRRHALAIVNRGGATAAQIVALKDDIQRAVLEKFGIELTPEPVFVGFE, via the coding sequence ATGCAGGTCCTCGAACATGTGCCGCTGGCGCCCATGACGACCCTCCAGGTCGGCGGCCCGGGCCGTTATTTTGCCGAGGCTGCCACGCCCGACGACGTTCGCCAGGCGGTGGACTGGGCGAAGTCGCGCGCCCTGCCCCTGTTCGTGCTCGGCGGCGGAAGCAATCTGCTGGTCGCCGACACCGGCTTTCCCGGCCTGGTCTTGAGGATCGCCATCGGCGGCGTCCAGCGGCGCCAGCAAGACGGGAAGCAAGCCTTTGAGGCCGGTGCAGGTGTTGAGTGGGACGCGCTGGTCGCGCAAACCGTCGCCGCCAATTGTGCCGGCCTGGAATGCCTGAGCGGTATTCCCGGGACTGTGGGCGGCACTCCGGTGCAGAACGTCGGCGCCTACGGCCAGGAAGTTTCCGAAACCATCACAGAAGTGCAGGTGCTCGATCGGCGCGACCGGCAGATGCGCAGCCTGTGCCATGAAGCGTGCGGCTTCGCTTATCGCAGCAGTATCTTCAACACCAGCGAGCGCGGCAGGTTCATCATCTTGCGGGTAACGTACGCGCTCGAAGCCGGCGGCACGCCCACCATCGAGTATCGCGACCTCCAACAGCACTTTGCGGTCCACGGGGCAGAGACCCGTGCCAACCTTTCGGATGTGCGCAAGGTGGTCCAGATGATTCGCCTCGCGAAAGCGATGCTGATCGTCGAGGGCGATGAGGACTCGCGCAGCGCCGGATCATTCTTCAAGAACCCGGTGCTCAATCCGGGGGACTACGAACGGCTGAACGCCGCCGCCATTTCGCTTACCGGAAGCGCGGTTCCCAGTTATCCCGCGCCGGCCCGGCAATACAAGATCCCGGCCGCGTGGCTGGTGGAGAACGCGGGCTTTCACAAGGGATACACGCGCGGCCATGTCGGAATATCGCGCCGGCATGCGCTCGCCATCGTCAACCGCGGCGGCGCGACGGCGGCCCAAATCGTCGCGCTGAAAGATGACATCCAGCGCGCGGTGCTGGAGAAGTTCGGCATTGAGCTCACGCCCGAGCCGGTCTTCGTCGGCTTCGAATGA
- a CDS encoding cytochrome c codes for MRLGLIIGLGLGLVLGAGLAVAQNIDYQPDPAWQAPTAAAARPNLLAESPELAGGGRKLFQRTCAKCHGAEGQGLKNAADLQLPVVQQQTDGALFWKITNGNQRRGMPSFSGLPERQRWQIVLYLRTLAAEKGKQK; via the coding sequence GTGAGGCTCGGGCTCATCATTGGTCTTGGTCTTGGCCTTGTGCTGGGCGCCGGGCTAGCGGTGGCGCAGAATATCGACTACCAGCCCGACCCGGCTTGGCAGGCGCCGACGGCGGCTGCGGCGCGTCCTAACCTGCTGGCGGAATCGCCCGAGCTTGCCGGCGGCGGACGAAAGCTGTTCCAGCGCACTTGCGCGAAGTGTCACGGCGCCGAAGGCCAAGGGCTGAAAAATGCCGCGGATCTCCAGTTGCCCGTGGTGCAGCAGCAGACGGATGGCGCGCTGTTCTGGAAGATCACCAACGGCAATCAGCGTCGCGGGATGCCGTCGTTTAGCGGCTTGCCGGAGAGGCAGCGCTGGCAGATCGTGCTGTACCTGAGAACGCTCGCGGCGGAGAAGGGGAAGCAGAAGTAA